The sequence GGGCCTCGAAGATCCAGGCCCGCACCCAGAGCTGGATCTTCGCGGTCGTCATGGGCTCCGGCATCGCCGGCGCCGTGATCTTCCAGCACACCCGCCTCACCGTGTTCCTGCTGTCCGCGCTCGCCTGCGCGGCCGCCGCCACCGCCGCCACCGGTGTCGGTTCCGTACGGCTCCCCGCCGCCCGTACCACCCCCAACGCCGACGCTCCGGCGACGAGCGGGGGTTGGACCGGCGGGGCGGGATGGTGGATCGCCTACTACGTGTGCCTGCGCGGTGTCGCCCTGGCCGCGTTCGTCGGCTTCATCCCGTACCTGCTGTTCGTGCGCACCAAGGTCTCCCTCGCCCTGTTCGGCGTCCTGCTCGCGGTGTTCAACGTCGCGGCGCTGCTCGTCGCCCGCTGGACCGCGAAACTGCTGCGCACCACGCCCGCCGCCCCGCTGCTGGCCGCCACCCTCGCCTGTGTCGCCGCCTCGCTCGTCCTGCTCGCGACGACGTCCCGCCTGGTGCCGGTGATCATCGCCATCGCCCTGCTGGGCCTCGGCGCGGGAGCGGCCCGCCCGCTCACCCAGGACGGCCTGTCCGCGCTGGACGGCCCCACCCGGGGCCGGGTGACCGTGCGCATGGAGCAGCTCACCGGAAGCGCCAACACCGTGGTCCTGGTCCTCGGCGGACTCGGCCTGGGCGCCGGACACGCGCCCGCCGTCATGTGGGGCGCGGCCGCCGTCGTCGCCGTCACCGGCGCCGTGATCCTCGCCGCCCGGCCCGGAGCCCGCACCGCGAACCCGGCCCAGGCACTGAACTGACCGGAAAAGGCACCCACCCGATCGAGGAGGAACGAGCGATGACCACCCTGGACAGCACCGCACCCGCCCTCGGCACCGAACCGCCCGGCGACCAGCCCGGCCCGGCCACCCCCCAACAGCCCGGCTCGGGGGTGCCGTCCCGGCTCGGCGAGGTCTGCGCACGCGGCCTGTGGCTCGCTCCACGCCCCCTCCACCTCGCGGGATACCCGGACGACCCGGACGACGCCCACATCGTGCGGGGTCTCGACTGATGACCCCTCACCAGGCGGCGCCCCAGGTCCCGGTGCTGCACATCGGCTGGATGCCCCGGGCGGTGACCGCGCTGGCCCGTGCCGTCGGTGTCGCCGGGGCGCCGCTGCCGCCCGCGGGTTCGGATCAGACCTCCGAAGAGACCGTGATGAGTGATGAGTACCGGGCCCAAGAGTCCCGTGACCGCCCGGATCGAGTCCGCGAACACCTCCGTCGTCCACGCGACCACGTCCGTGGCCCACTCGCGCCCGTCGCAACGGAAGGCGAGCGCGTGGCGCAGCCCTCGGACTGCACCACACCGGCGAGGGGACGGGCGAGCCCCGGAATCGTCGTCCCGGCGGACTTGAGGGGCTTGATCTCCATATGCCGGTACGTGCGTTCAAGCGCCGCCTCGCGGACCCGTGGGCGCGAACCAGTCGGCCGTCTCGGCGAGTTCGACGCGGGCGTCCCCGGCCCGGTGCAGCGGCACGAGGGCGTGGATGCCGGTGAGGCGGACGGTGCCGATGCGATGGAGCGCGTCCGACAGGACCATGATGACGGGCAGGATCGGCAGGCGCCGGGCGCGCCGCTTCCCGCCCGGGGTGTGCGCGGGCCGGGGGAGCGAGGACTGCGACCAGGCCGGCTGACGCACCCGGCCGTCCTGAGTCCGCACACCGCCCGCGTCGTCGTGATCCAAGGGGGTTGGTGATGAAGACTCCGGGGCCGGCGCCGTCCGTCGCAGCGTGCCCGGTCCCGGTCATCGCGAGGCGGACGCCGGGCTATAGTCACAGGGTCGCGAAAAACGATGTCCCCGCGGATCCATCCCGCCGGACATCGCGCATACATCGACGCAGATGGTTCTGATCGGTGAGCGTCTCCTTGCCGAGACCGGGCATCCCGCCCGCTTTCGGCGCTGACCATCGCCGACGTGTGTCGGCGCGACACAGGAGCGCAGCATGCGGAAGACCATCGCCATCGTCGGAGCCGGACTGGGCGGGCTGACGCTCGCACGAGTGCTTCAGGCCCACGGCGTCGCCGCGACGATCTACGAGAGCGAGCCGTCGGCGGAGACCCGTGCACAAGGCGGCCTGCTCGACATCCACGTGGAAACCGGACAGGTCGCGCTTCGCGCAGCCGGTCTCTACGACGAGTTCCTCACCCTGGTCCGCCCGGGCGAGGACGCCAAGCGCGTCGTCGACCGCCACGGCACGATCCTGTTCGACATGCCCGCGAACCCCGACTCGGCCCGCCCGGAGGTGGACCGCGGGGAACTCCGGCGCCTGCTCATCGACGCGCTGGCGCCCGGGACGATCAGGTGGGGCCACAAGCTCACCTCGCTCCATCGCCGCGCGGAGGGCGGCTACGACCTGGCCTTCGCGGAGGGTTCCGCCACCCGCGCCGACATGGTCGTCGGCGCGGACGGCGCCTGGTCGAAGGTGCGTCCGCTGCTTACCCCCGCCACGCCTCGCTACAGCGGAACGTGCTTCGTCGAGATCGCCCTCGCCACCGACGGCGACCAGGACTGTCGGGCGAGCGTGGCCGCGATCGGCAGCGGCACACTGATGGCGGTCGCGCCGGGCAAGGGCATCATCGCCCATCGCTACGCCGACGGGCGTGTGCGCGGATACGTGGCGCTGAACAAGCCCGAGGCGTGGATGAGTTCGATCGACTTCGGCGACCCGTCCGCCGGTCTCCGTCGACTCGCCGACGAGTTCGACGGCTGGTCGCCGCTGCTGACCGCCTTCGTGACGCACAGCGACGCGGAACCGTGGCTCCGGCCCGTCTACGCCCTGCCCGTCGGGCTCACCTGGGACAGGATGCCCGGCGTGACGCTCGTCGGCGACGCCGCGCATCTGATGTCGCCCTTCGCCGGGGAGGGGGCGAACCTCGCCATGTACGACGGCGCCGACCTGGCGAGCGAGCTGATCGAGCAACCCGACATCGAGGCCGCGCTCACCGCCTACGAGGAGCGGCTGTTCCGGCGCGGCAGTGAGGCCGCCGACCGCTCGGCGAAGAACCTGGAGGTCTTCTTCGGCCGGGAAGCACCGCGGAGTGTGGTCACGCTGTTCGATCACTCCTGACGCCTCGGTGACGTCGGCGACTCGCGTGAGCGGTTCGACGGGGTTGCCGCCCGATTCGGGGAGGGCGGCGAGATCATCTGCGGGCGCGGGTGCGTCATGCTCGGGCGCTGCTGGTACGGGCTCGCCGCAGCGGGGCTCCCGCCCGGTGGAGACTGGCGAGCGCCTGCCGGTAGGAGGCGATCAGCCCGGTCTCCAGGTAGTCGACCCCCAGGTCCTGGCAGTAGCGGCGGACGATGGGCCGGGCCTTGCGCAGATGGGGGCTGGGCATGCTGGGGAACAGGTGGTGTTCGATCTGATGGTTCAGGCCGCCCAGGGCGAGGTCGGTGAACCAGTTGCCGCGTACGTTACGTGCGGTGAGGACCTGGCGGCGCAGGAAGTCGGGGCGGTCGTCGCCGGTGAGGATCGGCATGCCCTTGTGGTTGGGGGCGAAGAGGCAGCCGAGGTAGAGGCCGAACAGGGCCTGGTTGACGGCCAGGAACGCGATCGCCATGCCGGGCGGGAGGACGAGGAACACCGCGGTCAGGTAGGCGGCGGTGTGCCCGTAGAGCAGCGTGCCGTCCAGGGCGCGGTTCTTCAGGGCCCGGTTGCCCAGTGCCCGCGCGCTGGAGACGTGGAGGTTGACCCCTTCGAGCAGGAGCAGGGGGAAGAAGAGGAGCGCCTGGCGGCGGCCGAGGATCCTCGGCAGTCCGGTCGCGGCGCGCGCCTGGTCCTGGGACCACACCAGCAGGTCGGGGGCGATGTCGGGGTCGAGGTCCTCGTGGTTGGGGTTGGCATGGTGGCGGGTGTGTTTGTCCTGCCACCACCCGTAGCCCATCCCGATCGCGGCCCCGGCGACGCGGCCGGACGTCTCGCTGGGCCGACGCCGGCGAAAGACCTGGCGATGCGCGACGTCGTGGGCGAGCAGAGCGACCTGCCCGAACATCACGGCGAGGAACGCGGCCACCGCCAGGGTCCACCAGCCGGCGCCGATGACGACGAACGCGCTCCAGCCACCCGCGTAGGCGACGGCCACGGCGATGGACCGGACGGTGTAGTAGCCGGGGCACCGGTCCATCAGACCGGCCGCGTTGATCTTCTTGGACAGGCGGGCGAAATCACTGCCGCCGCGGGGAGGCGGGCGGCGGAGGGGGGTTTGCGCGGTCATGCTGCTGATGCGTCCTTCCCGGCTCACGGGCCGCGTCCGGCTGGGCGGTGCATACCGGATGCGCGACGGCGTCCGGGTACCCACACCCCTGCCGCTCAGCCCGGCAGCCCGCTGTTCGTCGGTCGGACTCTGCGGAGGTCGCGGGGCTCGACGTACGGCCCTCCCCCGGAGGGTGGCCGCTGCCGATGAACCTGCCGCGCCGGCAATCGGGGCGAATCGGCATGATCTTGGTGCCCGGAACGAGCCTCGGGCCCGCCCCGGCCCGCACCTGATCGCCGATCCCCTCGTCCCGTACTAACAGGACGTTTGCGAGTGTGCAGGCCGGTCAGGGAGTCCGGTCGGGAGGGGTGGCGGGGGAGTGCGGTGCCGCCGTTCCCTGCTCCGCGAGGTGGGTGTCCATGGTGGCGTTCAGGTCGGCCATGAACGTCTCGAACTGCTCCAGGAGCCGGGGCGGGTAGTGCGACATCGTGGTGTCGAGGCGGCCGGCGAGCGGGCCGAAGAACTCGTCCGCCCGCTCCTGGATGTGCCCGCCGCTGCGCAGGGTGACGATGCGCCGGTCGGAGTGTTCGCGGACGCGGGTGATGTGCCCCGCCGCCTCCAGACGGTTCAGGAGCGCGGTGGTGGCTCCCGTGGACAGGGAGATGCGCTCGCTCAGCCGCGCCGGTGACAGGGGGGTGCCGCGCTCTTCGGCGGCGGCGATCTGCAGGACCGCGGTCGCGTCGGTGGAGTGCAGGCCCAGCCAGGCGGCGAAGCGCCGGCTGAGTTCGGCGTAGTGGCCGCCGTAGATCCGCAGCGCTTCCATCAGCCGCTCACGCTGTGCCGCGACGCCGTCGCGCATCACTTCCTCCATGAAGGCCCCTCCGCCGTTCTCTCCGCGGTGCGGTCCACCGACCGGGCCGCTTTGACAACCTACCGTGCCCACTTTACCTTCATCATAGAAATACTTCACCATGGAGGTAATTGGCGTGCGTGACCCGTTCCCCGCCCCTGACCGGACCACCGAGCCCTACCGATGGCGGTGGCTGATCCTGGCGGTGATGCTCGTCGCGGAGATCATGGATCTCCTGGACGCCTCGATCGTCAACGTCGCCGGTCCGGACCTGGAGAAATCACTCGGCGCCGGTCCCGTCGGCCTGCGGTGGGTGATCGGCGGCTACGCCCTCACCCTCGGCGCCGGGCTCGTGCTCGGCGGCCGGCTCGGCGACCGCTATGGGCGGCGTCGCATGTTCCTGCTGGGCCTGACCGCCTTCACCGCCGCCTCGCTGCTGTGCGCCCTCGCGCCGGGCATCGGGTCGCTGATCGTCTTCCGGCTGGTGCAGGGCGCCGCCGGCGCGATGCTCCTGCCGCAGGGTCTCGGCCTGCTGCGCGAGAACTTCTCCGGTCCGGAACTCACCAAGGTCTTCGCGGTCTTCGGCCCCGTCCTCGGGCTCGGCGGCATCATCGGCCCGGTCCTCGGCGGCTTCCTCGTCGAGGGCGACTTCTTCGGCCTGGGCTGGCGGTCGGTGTTCCTGGTCAACCTGCCCATCGGCATCGCGGCCCTGATCGTCGCCGCGAAGTTCGTGCCGAGGAAGGCCGGTGACCGCACGGTGAGCGTCGACTCGGCCGGTGCGGCGCTGGTCGCGGCGTCCTGCGCGCTGCTCGTCCTGCCGCTGAACCAGGGGCAGGAGGACGGCTGGCCGCTGTGGACGTGGCTGTGCATGGCCGCCTCGGCCATCGGGTTCGCCCTGTTCGCCCTGCACCAGCGCCGTACCGCAGCGGCGGGCCGTGAGCCGCTGGTCGCCCCCGGCCTGCTGCGCAAACCCGCCTTCACCGTCGGGCTCGGCGGCATCGCCCTGTTCTTCGCCGGGCTCGTCGGCACTCAGCTCGTGCTGACCCTCTACCTCCAGATCGGCCGGCACTTCACCGCCGGTGACGCGGGACTCGGCAACCTGCCGCTCGCGGTGGGCACGGCCATCGGCGGCGCGGTCAGCGGCGCCGTCCTCGCCGACAGGATCGGCCGCAAGGTCCTCCAGACCGGCCCGCTCGTCCAGCTCGCCGGCGCGGCCCTGCTCTGGGCCGAACTCGACGGCCTGACCCCGGGCTCGTTCACGATCTGGGACATCGCCCCCGGCGTGGCCGTCTCCGGTATCGGCGCCGGCATGGTCATCGCCGCCCTGTTCAGCTTCGTCCTCGCCGCCGTCGATGACGACGAGATCGGCTCCGCCTCCGGAGTCCTGTCCGCCGTCCAGTCCCTCGGCGGCTCCCTCGGCGTCGCCGTGTTCGGCTCCGTGTTCTTCGCCCGGGCCGAGACCGGCGACTTCGGCGGCGGCTTCCAGCGCGCCCTCATCGTCCAGGCGTGCCTCCTGGCCGCGTTCCTCGCCGTCACCTTCCTGCTGCCCGAGCAGGGACGCCCCGAGAGCGAACAGCACGGCATCGCCGCGGACACCCCCTCCGACATGTCGCAGGCCGCCGGGTGACACCCCGCCGGAGACCGCCCGCACCGCGACGGCGGCTCCCGGCCGGACCGACCGGGCCGCCCCCGGGCGTGCCCCGAGAACCAAGGCCGTGCCCGGGACCCGGCCCGGCGCCTCCAGTGGCGGCTGCTCGCCGATCATGGCGCCGCGCTCCGCCGTCGAGACATCGCGGTCCCGGGGGTGGGTGGCCGTACGCCGGAAGCGGCACCCTCGCGGCCGTACGGCCCGTCCGCCGCGCGCGCTGGTGCCGCGGCCCCGGAGATACGAGCGCCCCGGCGTTAGCCCGCCGGATCAGGGGGCGCCGGGCAGGCGCAGGGCCAGCAGGGCGATGTCGTCGGTGCTGCCGGCCGGCACCCGGGCCGACAACTGGTCGCACAGGGTGTCCAGCGATTCCTCCGCGAGGGCGAGGGCGTGGCGGCGCAGCCGTCGGAACCCGGTGTCCAGGTCGCTTCCGGGGACCTCGATCAGGCCGTCGGTGTAGAGCAGGAGTGTGGAGCCCGCGGGCAGGGCGTGGGCGGCGGTCGGCCGCTGGGCACCGCCGAACTGGGTTCCCAGCAGCAGCCCCTGACCGGCCTCCAGGTACTGCGCGTTGCCGTCGGGAGTCAGCAGCAGGGGCGGCGGGTGCCCGGCGCTCGTCCAGTACAGCGTCCACGGACCGGTGTCCGG is a genomic window of Streptomyces sp. WP-1 containing:
- a CDS encoding NAD(P)/FAD-dependent oxidoreductase → MRKTIAIVGAGLGGLTLARVLQAHGVAATIYESEPSAETRAQGGLLDIHVETGQVALRAAGLYDEFLTLVRPGEDAKRVVDRHGTILFDMPANPDSARPEVDRGELRRLLIDALAPGTIRWGHKLTSLHRRAEGGYDLAFAEGSATRADMVVGADGAWSKVRPLLTPATPRYSGTCFVEIALATDGDQDCRASVAAIGSGTLMAVAPGKGIIAHRYADGRVRGYVALNKPEAWMSSIDFGDPSAGLRRLADEFDGWSPLLTAFVTHSDAEPWLRPVYALPVGLTWDRMPGVTLVGDAAHLMSPFAGEGANLAMYDGADLASELIEQPDIEAALTAYEERLFRRGSEAADRSAKNLEVFFGREAPRSVVTLFDHS
- a CDS encoding acyl-CoA desaturase, with protein sequence MTAQTPLRRPPPRGGSDFARLSKKINAAGLMDRCPGYYTVRSIAVAVAYAGGWSAFVVIGAGWWTLAVAAFLAVMFGQVALLAHDVAHRQVFRRRRPSETSGRVAGAAIGMGYGWWQDKHTRHHANPNHEDLDPDIAPDLLVWSQDQARAATGLPRILGRRQALLFFPLLLLEGVNLHVSSARALGNRALKNRALDGTLLYGHTAAYLTAVFLVLPPGMAIAFLAVNQALFGLYLGCLFAPNHKGMPILTGDDRPDFLRRQVLTARNVRGNWFTDLALGGLNHQIEHHLFPSMPSPHLRKARPIVRRYCQDLGVDYLETGLIASYRQALASLHRAGAPLRRARTSSARA
- a CDS encoding MFS transporter, producing the protein MEVIGVRDPFPAPDRTTEPYRWRWLILAVMLVAEIMDLLDASIVNVAGPDLEKSLGAGPVGLRWVIGGYALTLGAGLVLGGRLGDRYGRRRMFLLGLTAFTAASLLCALAPGIGSLIVFRLVQGAAGAMLLPQGLGLLRENFSGPELTKVFAVFGPVLGLGGIIGPVLGGFLVEGDFFGLGWRSVFLVNLPIGIAALIVAAKFVPRKAGDRTVSVDSAGAALVAASCALLVLPLNQGQEDGWPLWTWLCMAASAIGFALFALHQRRTAAAGREPLVAPGLLRKPAFTVGLGGIALFFAGLVGTQLVLTLYLQIGRHFTAGDAGLGNLPLAVGTAIGGAVSGAVLADRIGRKVLQTGPLVQLAGAALLWAELDGLTPGSFTIWDIAPGVAVSGIGAGMVIAALFSFVLAAVDDDEIGSASGVLSAVQSLGGSLGVAVFGSVFFARAETGDFGGGFQRALIVQACLLAAFLAVTFLLPEQGRPESEQHGIAADTPSDMSQAAG
- a CDS encoding MarR family winged helix-turn-helix transcriptional regulator, translated to MEEVMRDGVAAQRERLMEALRIYGGHYAELSRRFAAWLGLHSTDATAVLQIAAAEERGTPLSPARLSERISLSTGATTALLNRLEAAGHITRVREHSDRRIVTLRSGGHIQERADEFFGPLAGRLDTTMSHYPPRLLEQFETFMADLNATMDTHLAEQGTAAPHSPATPPDRTP
- a CDS encoding MFS transporter, encoding MSSARRSATPSGAEAAPDGAGDTPRPGALRALFVYRLISRAYFHLPVLFAFLYLHHLGIALAQTLLALYGFTVMVSGAFVGRFSAAFGPRTLLVGGEIVKAAGLLLIGTVAGGTPGLVAGQILSGFGYALTASVESPLVGVLEPDRERASKIQARTQSWIFAVVMGSGIAGAVIFQHTRLTVFLLSALACAAAATAATGVGSVRLPAARTTPNADAPATSGGWTGGAGWWIAYYVCLRGVALAAFVGFIPYLLFVRTKVSLALFGVLLAVFNVAALLVARWTAKLLRTTPAAPLLAATLACVAASLVLLATTSRLVPVIIAIALLGLGAGAARPLTQDGLSALDGPTRGRVTVRMEQLTGSANTVVLVLGGLGLGAGHAPAVMWGAAAVVAVTGAVILAARPGARTANPAQALN